The following are encoded together in the Echeneis naucrates chromosome 9, fEcheNa1.1, whole genome shotgun sequence genome:
- the LOC115048342 gene encoding thyroid adenoma-associated protein homolog isoform X1, protein MSTFEELAESLRDCAITEDQPSDNVSQSLGLFVDKLAESSRSSVKRCKERCLEEAVQLLRRITEAQLAGLEQRQLLLLVRLLISLQMQTAHISTACRKLDQMLQRLAKVDHQLVFRETHHCLQSVIHSDQILCFEDLQKACMFLEDSTVGRDVWKNSYLFLLKKVSELFPVVLQQESARDGPLCYIAVKVCLQTFQLLSSEVAPLVWDKEHTDPTVQKILQALMDIILGKCSNRDTRLLAGTAVAMLINTASDSRAGGAAAWNLLQVSDLEPWLLTVGALQVQCTPVGKNGVPRLAVSRGLLTCCRPHILLSSHEDATETCLLLNGLFPLVYALCEEKLDCHYFSLEVFTLWLKKAKDSLADIWKMSGVCLLPDNSSMQQQLIHIIWTNAESPVEGVSEYVRTAFCLLLDLYEMDCQQFRDTKKTLYFTLLQRIIKLPWEAKAKYPQLCALLPYLGTDLVLDKYAEIPDHLLKCLSNNHLSPCGSELYKCLVQQQRRELCKNTEKSDSHYELELADQWARRWLPVLLKALMSDVSLLQSNSSTHLLPCTFQVFPSAVTHLLASLDLFTPGHLHAWACIMSSYRATTGGSPWALQGSSTFETLLLALGSADEKVRLAALNLLCCSTKTKDTPTIEEMSIMRIFIPQNLNCESSPFRQHFHAGVKRFLIRIRDGCLAHVRGEKGKKKGDINSERAQEILEQGIEFVDWLGQLPYSYVAPGHSYQRKKTVLLLLSAVLETCTDTWSPDKKKGQPPVNMGSLICCARKRGQWDFFSRTKQLALISCLEDSTNEIRELSAGLLLRFFPPSFPGDIFALLLRRTKQLLCSPRVQEAQMGALMMKVLLQKSQHLPADCRLNSDINTTIGSNPTASSMVRFLVEELNEHYLKAKADMMFAARAKPIHGVVAALQRCLLETASSASNLLDQSLTIEVLGLLESISLLLLGVLYGDQGACSTEKDAPPSFCEMGNAISSLIAQTSGTSQVEGEECVLLSEEHSLVLTCCWVSLKEIGIFLGSLVEKLLAEAKPSHRVLRKEDLMKASKIFKNILLKCRHWGAVEGCCIGFTKFCASLLSTNDPELSEIPAEMLKQGLQVVQSPRSTSVTRRAAGLPMLILCVVSGEEASKARPLLVHSMQTLLDTARTPLPENWDQTLDLPQVCAVHTLQALVRGSGLGVAVLQFAPAVAILSLTLLSSPCWAMRNAALQLYSSLCSRMLGQRHNSEDSGPSQHGMSPAAFFFHYPALQPFLLGELRGAAEDLQGQPDEAKLHLQPSLYPVLTLLAQLQPGVQDSTERLSQFLPPLLQLSASPIYSVRVMASKALVAMTPPSEYMNILLKLTAQLPSPQERCGHNRSHGQLLQIKATLERALSTDSVPSAALSAVVSRVQASLWLATEAQRCSLVRTVYLGVADSLKRYCSEIYLSKLRDALMHALRTPQTGLQVGLSSFHQRAIHFLCADLKWACCIWNSFSAASNGLKLSLVMWVVDGCSLQRASLKEVIQRALQSNLREALLSHSAEYRRIYLAALVAVMARGDSTSLLLLPRSAPQGEPAQLECLELLLVDLEEQRGGPEFLSKALCAASLLLSQLTDYSQKMPVLLRWCSVLECQRCPDVPEVLRMASAEALCVAGVPVVSHGFRKHCTLPAIISSLINTGLYLLQDQSQQVRMKAACFASMLQHARKGESQRSVHLVQVNQALPLLLELLLEECSDAPGTLEVLLCHLPRSDLRDVLREASDTGCSSLYEQDEANVFAEPSVMSAHVLPYLLRMAEQYSKSSALAQSLKVWAEQSAAQVPGSLTACKELLLGETLTSAWLTLLVDPRFHSTLCSLFTKAAFLLQLLKKIDGVQHLCDSSLLYQSLWDICSLLSQNGVHFPSVLTAALAGEPPQ, encoded by the exons ATGTCGACATTTGAAGAGCTGGCGGAAAGCCTGAGGGACTGTGCGATCACCGAGGACCAACCATCTGACAATGTCAGCCAATCACTCGGGCTCTTTGTGGATAAGCTGGCTGAATCCTCCAG GAGCAGCGTGAAAAGATGTAAGGAGCGCTGTTTGGAGGAGGCTGTCCAGCTGCTGAGACGGATCACAGAAGCACAGCTGGCTGGTTTAGAGCAGAGACAGCTCCTGCTTCTGGTCAGGCTCCTCATCTCCCTGCAGATGCAAACGGCCCACATTTCCACAGCCTGCCGTAAATTGGACCAG ATGCTGCAGCGTTTGGCAAAGGTGGACCACCAGTTGGTTTTTAGAGAAACCCATCACTGTTTGCAATCTGTGATTCACAGTGACCAG ATACTGTGTTTTGAAGATCTGCAGAAAG cctgcATGTTTCTGGAAGACAGCACTGTTGGTCGTGACGTGTGGAAAAATTCCTACCTGTTCTTGCTGAAGAAGGTGTCAGAGTTGTTTCCTGTTGTATTGCAACAAGAATCTGCGAGAGATGGACCATTGTGTTACATAGCTGTGAAG GTGTGCTTGCAGACATTTCAGCTGTTGTCCAGCGAAGTGGCTCCTCTGGTGTGGGACAAGGAGCACACAGACCCAACAGTGCAGAAGATTCTGCAGGCTCTCATGGACATAATACTTGGAAAG TGCTCCAACAGGGACACCCGTCTTTTGGCTGGCACCGCTGTGGCCATGCTGATCAACACAGCGTCAGacagcagagctggaggagctgctgcctgGAATTTGCTGCAGGTCTCGGACTTAG aGCCCTGGCTGTTGACTGTTGGTGCTCTCCAGGTGCAGTGCACCCCTGTAGGGAAAAATGGCGTGCCAAGGCTTGCGGTGAGCAGGGGCCTCCTGACCTGCTGTCGACCTCACATCTTGCTCAGTTCACATGAGGATGCTACAGAA ACATGTTTACTGCTGAATGGGTTGTTCCCTTTGGTCTATGCTTTGTGTGAGGAGAAGCTTGACTGTCACTATTTTTCCCTTGAAG TGTTTACGCTATGGCTGAAGAAAGCCAAAGACAGTCTGGCTGATATCTGGAAGATGTCAGGTGTCTGCCTTCTACCTGACAACAGCAGCATGCAGCAACAGCTCATTCACATTATCTGGACAAATGCTGAAAGCCCA GTGGAAGGCGTGTCAGAATATGTGCGCACTGCCTTTTGTCTTCTGTTGGACCTGTATGAGATGGACTGCCAACAGTTTCGTGACACGAAGAAGACACTTTATTTTACTCTACTTCAGCGAATAATCAAACTACCTTGGGAAGCCAAAGCTAAATATCCCCAACTTTGTGCCCTTCTGCCCTATCTGGGCACTGACCTG GTGCTGGATAAATATGCTGAAATACCTGATCATCTCCTGAAGTGCTTATCAAACAATCACCTGTCGCCATGTGGATCAGAGCTTTACAAGTGTCTGGTCCAGCAGCAGAGGCGAGAGCTATGCAAAAACACGGAAAAGTCGGATTCACACTATGAGCTGGAACTGGCAGATCAGTGGGCGAGGCGTTGGCTGCCCGTCCTTCTTAAGGCACTGATGTCTGATGTGTCCCTGCTACAGAGTAACAGTTCAACACACTTACTACCCTGCACCTTTCAAGTCTTCCCCTCTGCTGTGACTCATCTGCTGGCCTCTCTGGACCTGTTCACCCCTGGTCACCTCCATGCTTGGGCCTGCATCATGAGCTCCTATCGAGCAACGACTGGAGGCTCACCTTGGGCTCTGCAAGGCAGCTCAACCTTTGAAACCCTCCTGCTAGCTCTTGGCTCTGCGGATGAAAAAGTCCGTCTTGCTGCTCTCAACCTCCTTTGTTGCAGCACAAAGACCAAAGACACTCCCACCATAGAGGAGATGTCAATAATGAGGATATTTATTCCTCAGAATCTAAACTGTGAGTCCTCACCTTTTCGCCAGCATTTTCATGCTGGAGTGAAAAGGTTTCTTATCCGGATCAGAGATGGATGCTTGGCACATGtcagaggagagaagggaaaaaagaaaggagataTCAACTCTGAGAGGGCACAGGAAATACTGGAGCAAGGAATAG AATTTGTGGACTGGTTGGGTCAGCTTCCATACAGCTATGTAGCACCAGGACACAGTTACCAAAGGAAGAAGAcagtgttgctgttgctgtctgCAGTGCTGGAGACCTGCACCGATACCTGGAGCCCAGACAAAAAGAAGGGGCAACCTCCAG TAAATATGGGGTCTCTCATTTGCTGTGCCAGGAAAAGAGGacagtgggattttttttccaggacCAAACAACTTGCCCTTATAAGTTGTTTAGAAGATTCCACAAATGAG atccGGGAGCTCTCAGCTGGGTTATTGTTGAGATTTTTCCCACCCAGTTTTCCTGGTGATATCTTTGCATTGCTGCTCAGGCGAACCAAACAGCTTCTGTGCAGTCCTCGGGTGCAAGAGGCTCAGATGGGAGCACTGATGATGAAGGTCCTCCTTCAGAA ATCACAACACCTGCCTGCAGACTGCAGGCTGAACAGTGACATTAATACCACCATTGGAAGTAACCCTACTGCTTCCAGCATGGTCAGGTTCCTGGTGGAGGAGTTGAATGAGCACTACCTGAAAGCAAAAGCTGATATGATGTTTGCTGCCCGAGCCAAGCCCATTCACG GTGTTGTAGCTGCCCTTCAGAGGTGTTTACTTGAGACAGCCAGCAGTGCCTCTAATCTACTTGACCAGAGTCTGACCATTGAGGTGCTGGGCCTGCTGGAGAgcatttctctgctgctgcttggtgTTCTGTATGGAGACCAAGGAGCCTGTAGCACTGAAAAGG ATGCCCCCCCTTCTTTCTGCGAAATGGGAAATGCCATCAGCTCCTTGATAGCCCAAACATCTGGAACGAGCCAAGTTGAAGGAGAGGAGTGTGTCCTGCTGTCTGAAGAGCACAGCCTTGTTCTCACCTGCTGCTGGGTATCCCTAAAG GAAATAGGAATCTTTTTAGGATCTCTGGTGGAGAAACTTCTTGCTGAAGCTAAGCCCAGTCACCGCGTTCTAAGAAAAGAGGATCTAATGAAAGCATCAAAAATATTCAAGAATATTCTTCTTAAATGCCGTCACTGG GGGGCAGTAGAGGGATGTTGTATCGGCTTCACCAAGTTCTGTGCCTCTTTGTTGAGCACCAATGATCCAGAGTTAAGCGAGATCCCTGCTGAAATGCTAAAACAA GGGTTGCAGGTCGTGCAGTCGCCTCGTTCCACGTCTGTGACCCGGCGGGCTGCAGGGTTGCCTATGCTCATTCTGTGTGTTGTATCAGGAGAGGAGGCCAGTAAAGCAAGACCCCTGTTAGTCCACAGTATGCAAACCTTGCTGGACACAGCCAGGACGCCCCTGCCAGAAAACTGGGACCAAACACTGGACTTGCCTCAG GTGTGTGCGGTGCACACTCTGCAGGCCTTGGTGCGTGGATCAGGTCTAGGTGTAGCTGTCCTTCAGTTTGCCCCAGCTGTGGCCATCCTGTCCCTCACCCTGCTCAGTTCTCCCTGCTGGGCCATGAGGAATGCTGCACTGCAACTTTACA GTTCTTTATGCTCACGAATGCTTGGTCAGCGGCACAACAGTGAAGACAGTGGCCCCAGCCAGCATGGCATGTCCCCTGCTGCCTTCTTCTTCCACTACCCTGCTCTCCAGCCCTTCCTTCTAGGAGAGCTGAGAGGTGCAGCAGAAGACCTCCAGGGTCAGCCTGACGAGGCCAAGCTGCACCTTCAACCTTCACTCTATCCAGTCTTGACTCTGTTAGCCCAACTTCAGCCTGGTGTCCAAGACTCAACAGA GAGGCTGTCGCAGTTCTTGCCTCCTTTACTCCAGCTGTCTGCCAGTCCTATTTACAGTGTGAGAGTGATGGCCTCTAAAGCTTTGGTTGCCATGACTCCCCCCTCAGAGTACATGAACATCCTCCTCAAACTGACAGCTCAACTGCCCAGTCCGCAGGAGCGCTGCGGTCACAACCGGTCCCAtggacagctgctgcagatcaaAGCCACTCTTGAGAGAGCTCTCAGCACAGACAG TGTCCCCTCAGCTGCACTGTCTGCGGTGGTGAGCAGGGTGCAAGCCTCCCTGTGGCTGGCCACTGAAGCTCAACGCTGCTCGCTAGTGAGAACTGTCTACCTCGGAGTGGCAGATTCACTAAAAAGATACTGCAGTGAAATATACCTCTCAAAGCTCAGGGACGCCCTCATGCATGCCCTCCGAACACCCCAAACGGGGCTTCAG GTTGGTTTGTCTTCCTTTCATCAACGAGCCATCCACTTTCTATGTGCGGATCTAAAGTGGGCATGCTGTATCTGGAACAGCTTCTCTGCAGCCAGCAATGGCCTGAAGCTCTCTCTGGTTATGTGGGTGGTGGATGGGTGTAGTTTGCAGCGCGCTAGCCTGAAAGAAGTGATCCAGAGGGCGCTGCAG TCAAACCTGAGGGAGGCATTGTTAAGCCACAGTGCGGAGTACCGCAGGATCTACCTCGCAGCTCTGGTGGCAGTAATGGCGAGAGGAGATTCTACCTCCCTCCTGCTTCTTCCTCGGTCAGCCCCACAGGGGGAGCCAGCTCAGCTCGAGTGTCTGGAGTTGTTGCTTGTGGATCTAGAGGAGCAACGAGGAGGCCCAGAGTTTCTGTCCAAAGCTCTGTGTGCTGCTAGTCTGCTGCTATCCCAGCTGACGGACTACAG TCAGAAGATGCCTGTGCTGTTGCGCTGGTGTAGTGTGTTGGAATGCCAACGGTGTCCAGATGTCCCTGAAGTGCTCAGGATGGCGAGTGCTGAAGCGCTGTGTGTGGCTGGAGTTCCTGTGGTGAGCCACGGCTTTAGAAAACACTGCACCCTGCCTGCCATCATTTCCAG CTTGATCAACACTGGACTTTACTTGCTTCAAGACCAAAGCCAGCAGGTGAGGATGAAAGCAGCCTGTTTTGCCTCGATGCTGCAGCATGCAAGAAAAGGGGAAAGCCAGAGGAGTGTCCACCTTGTACAGGTCAACCAGGCGCTGCCGctgctgttggagctgctgctggaggagtgCTCAGACGCTCCTGGCACATTGGAGGTGCTGCTGTGTCACCTGCCTCGGTCAGACCTCAGAGATGTGCTGAGAGAGGCCTCGGACACAGG GTGTTCCAGTCTGTATGAGCAGGATGAGGCCAACGTGTTTGCGGAGCCCTCTGTGATGTCGGCACACGTGCTGCCTTACCTGCTGCGGATGGCTGAACAATACTCTAAATCTTCTGCTTTGGCACAGAGCCTGAAAGTGTGGGCAGAGCAGAGTGCTGCACAAGTGCCAGGCAGTCTTACAGCGTGCAAAGAGCTTCTGCTAG GTGAGACGTTAACCTCGGCCTGGCTGACTCTCCTCGTGGACCCTCGTTTCCACAGCACCCTGTGTAGCCTTTTCACCAAGGCcgccttcctcctccagctgttgaAAAAAATTGACGGTGTACAACATCTATGTGATTCTTCGTTGCTGTACCAGAGTTTATGGGACATTTGCAGTCTCCTCAGTCAGAATGGTGTCCACTTTCCTTCTGTCTTAACAGCTGCTTTGGCTGGAGAGCCGCCGCAGTGA
- the LOC115048342 gene encoding thyroid adenoma-associated protein homolog isoform X2 produces the protein MLQRLAKVDHQLVFRETHHCLQSVIHSDQILCFEDLQKACMFLEDSTVGRDVWKNSYLFLLKKVSELFPVVLQQESARDGPLCYIAVKVCLQTFQLLSSEVAPLVWDKEHTDPTVQKILQALMDIILGKCSNRDTRLLAGTAVAMLINTASDSRAGGAAAWNLLQVSDLEPWLLTVGALQVQCTPVGKNGVPRLAVSRGLLTCCRPHILLSSHEDATETCLLLNGLFPLVYALCEEKLDCHYFSLEVFTLWLKKAKDSLADIWKMSGVCLLPDNSSMQQQLIHIIWTNAESPVEGVSEYVRTAFCLLLDLYEMDCQQFRDTKKTLYFTLLQRIIKLPWEAKAKYPQLCALLPYLGTDLVLDKYAEIPDHLLKCLSNNHLSPCGSELYKCLVQQQRRELCKNTEKSDSHYELELADQWARRWLPVLLKALMSDVSLLQSNSSTHLLPCTFQVFPSAVTHLLASLDLFTPGHLHAWACIMSSYRATTGGSPWALQGSSTFETLLLALGSADEKVRLAALNLLCCSTKTKDTPTIEEMSIMRIFIPQNLNCESSPFRQHFHAGVKRFLIRIRDGCLAHVRGEKGKKKGDINSERAQEILEQGIEFVDWLGQLPYSYVAPGHSYQRKKTVLLLLSAVLETCTDTWSPDKKKGQPPVNMGSLICCARKRGQWDFFSRTKQLALISCLEDSTNEIRELSAGLLLRFFPPSFPGDIFALLLRRTKQLLCSPRVQEAQMGALMMKVLLQKSQHLPADCRLNSDINTTIGSNPTASSMVRFLVEELNEHYLKAKADMMFAARAKPIHGVVAALQRCLLETASSASNLLDQSLTIEVLGLLESISLLLLGVLYGDQGACSTEKDAPPSFCEMGNAISSLIAQTSGTSQVEGEECVLLSEEHSLVLTCCWVSLKEIGIFLGSLVEKLLAEAKPSHRVLRKEDLMKASKIFKNILLKCRHWGAVEGCCIGFTKFCASLLSTNDPELSEIPAEMLKQGLQVVQSPRSTSVTRRAAGLPMLILCVVSGEEASKARPLLVHSMQTLLDTARTPLPENWDQTLDLPQVCAVHTLQALVRGSGLGVAVLQFAPAVAILSLTLLSSPCWAMRNAALQLYSSLCSRMLGQRHNSEDSGPSQHGMSPAAFFFHYPALQPFLLGELRGAAEDLQGQPDEAKLHLQPSLYPVLTLLAQLQPGVQDSTERLSQFLPPLLQLSASPIYSVRVMASKALVAMTPPSEYMNILLKLTAQLPSPQERCGHNRSHGQLLQIKATLERALSTDSVPSAALSAVVSRVQASLWLATEAQRCSLVRTVYLGVADSLKRYCSEIYLSKLRDALMHALRTPQTGLQVGLSSFHQRAIHFLCADLKWACCIWNSFSAASNGLKLSLVMWVVDGCSLQRASLKEVIQRALQSNLREALLSHSAEYRRIYLAALVAVMARGDSTSLLLLPRSAPQGEPAQLECLELLLVDLEEQRGGPEFLSKALCAASLLLSQLTDYSQKMPVLLRWCSVLECQRCPDVPEVLRMASAEALCVAGVPVVSHGFRKHCTLPAIISSLINTGLYLLQDQSQQVRMKAACFASMLQHARKGESQRSVHLVQVNQALPLLLELLLEECSDAPGTLEVLLCHLPRSDLRDVLREASDTGCSSLYEQDEANVFAEPSVMSAHVLPYLLRMAEQYSKSSALAQSLKVWAEQSAAQVPGSLTACKELLLGETLTSAWLTLLVDPRFHSTLCSLFTKAAFLLQLLKKIDGVQHLCDSSLLYQSLWDICSLLSQNGVHFPSVLTAALAGEPPQ, from the exons ATGCTGCAGCGTTTGGCAAAGGTGGACCACCAGTTGGTTTTTAGAGAAACCCATCACTGTTTGCAATCTGTGATTCACAGTGACCAG ATACTGTGTTTTGAAGATCTGCAGAAAG cctgcATGTTTCTGGAAGACAGCACTGTTGGTCGTGACGTGTGGAAAAATTCCTACCTGTTCTTGCTGAAGAAGGTGTCAGAGTTGTTTCCTGTTGTATTGCAACAAGAATCTGCGAGAGATGGACCATTGTGTTACATAGCTGTGAAG GTGTGCTTGCAGACATTTCAGCTGTTGTCCAGCGAAGTGGCTCCTCTGGTGTGGGACAAGGAGCACACAGACCCAACAGTGCAGAAGATTCTGCAGGCTCTCATGGACATAATACTTGGAAAG TGCTCCAACAGGGACACCCGTCTTTTGGCTGGCACCGCTGTGGCCATGCTGATCAACACAGCGTCAGacagcagagctggaggagctgctgcctgGAATTTGCTGCAGGTCTCGGACTTAG aGCCCTGGCTGTTGACTGTTGGTGCTCTCCAGGTGCAGTGCACCCCTGTAGGGAAAAATGGCGTGCCAAGGCTTGCGGTGAGCAGGGGCCTCCTGACCTGCTGTCGACCTCACATCTTGCTCAGTTCACATGAGGATGCTACAGAA ACATGTTTACTGCTGAATGGGTTGTTCCCTTTGGTCTATGCTTTGTGTGAGGAGAAGCTTGACTGTCACTATTTTTCCCTTGAAG TGTTTACGCTATGGCTGAAGAAAGCCAAAGACAGTCTGGCTGATATCTGGAAGATGTCAGGTGTCTGCCTTCTACCTGACAACAGCAGCATGCAGCAACAGCTCATTCACATTATCTGGACAAATGCTGAAAGCCCA GTGGAAGGCGTGTCAGAATATGTGCGCACTGCCTTTTGTCTTCTGTTGGACCTGTATGAGATGGACTGCCAACAGTTTCGTGACACGAAGAAGACACTTTATTTTACTCTACTTCAGCGAATAATCAAACTACCTTGGGAAGCCAAAGCTAAATATCCCCAACTTTGTGCCCTTCTGCCCTATCTGGGCACTGACCTG GTGCTGGATAAATATGCTGAAATACCTGATCATCTCCTGAAGTGCTTATCAAACAATCACCTGTCGCCATGTGGATCAGAGCTTTACAAGTGTCTGGTCCAGCAGCAGAGGCGAGAGCTATGCAAAAACACGGAAAAGTCGGATTCACACTATGAGCTGGAACTGGCAGATCAGTGGGCGAGGCGTTGGCTGCCCGTCCTTCTTAAGGCACTGATGTCTGATGTGTCCCTGCTACAGAGTAACAGTTCAACACACTTACTACCCTGCACCTTTCAAGTCTTCCCCTCTGCTGTGACTCATCTGCTGGCCTCTCTGGACCTGTTCACCCCTGGTCACCTCCATGCTTGGGCCTGCATCATGAGCTCCTATCGAGCAACGACTGGAGGCTCACCTTGGGCTCTGCAAGGCAGCTCAACCTTTGAAACCCTCCTGCTAGCTCTTGGCTCTGCGGATGAAAAAGTCCGTCTTGCTGCTCTCAACCTCCTTTGTTGCAGCACAAAGACCAAAGACACTCCCACCATAGAGGAGATGTCAATAATGAGGATATTTATTCCTCAGAATCTAAACTGTGAGTCCTCACCTTTTCGCCAGCATTTTCATGCTGGAGTGAAAAGGTTTCTTATCCGGATCAGAGATGGATGCTTGGCACATGtcagaggagagaagggaaaaaagaaaggagataTCAACTCTGAGAGGGCACAGGAAATACTGGAGCAAGGAATAG AATTTGTGGACTGGTTGGGTCAGCTTCCATACAGCTATGTAGCACCAGGACACAGTTACCAAAGGAAGAAGAcagtgttgctgttgctgtctgCAGTGCTGGAGACCTGCACCGATACCTGGAGCCCAGACAAAAAGAAGGGGCAACCTCCAG TAAATATGGGGTCTCTCATTTGCTGTGCCAGGAAAAGAGGacagtgggattttttttccaggacCAAACAACTTGCCCTTATAAGTTGTTTAGAAGATTCCACAAATGAG atccGGGAGCTCTCAGCTGGGTTATTGTTGAGATTTTTCCCACCCAGTTTTCCTGGTGATATCTTTGCATTGCTGCTCAGGCGAACCAAACAGCTTCTGTGCAGTCCTCGGGTGCAAGAGGCTCAGATGGGAGCACTGATGATGAAGGTCCTCCTTCAGAA ATCACAACACCTGCCTGCAGACTGCAGGCTGAACAGTGACATTAATACCACCATTGGAAGTAACCCTACTGCTTCCAGCATGGTCAGGTTCCTGGTGGAGGAGTTGAATGAGCACTACCTGAAAGCAAAAGCTGATATGATGTTTGCTGCCCGAGCCAAGCCCATTCACG GTGTTGTAGCTGCCCTTCAGAGGTGTTTACTTGAGACAGCCAGCAGTGCCTCTAATCTACTTGACCAGAGTCTGACCATTGAGGTGCTGGGCCTGCTGGAGAgcatttctctgctgctgcttggtgTTCTGTATGGAGACCAAGGAGCCTGTAGCACTGAAAAGG ATGCCCCCCCTTCTTTCTGCGAAATGGGAAATGCCATCAGCTCCTTGATAGCCCAAACATCTGGAACGAGCCAAGTTGAAGGAGAGGAGTGTGTCCTGCTGTCTGAAGAGCACAGCCTTGTTCTCACCTGCTGCTGGGTATCCCTAAAG GAAATAGGAATCTTTTTAGGATCTCTGGTGGAGAAACTTCTTGCTGAAGCTAAGCCCAGTCACCGCGTTCTAAGAAAAGAGGATCTAATGAAAGCATCAAAAATATTCAAGAATATTCTTCTTAAATGCCGTCACTGG GGGGCAGTAGAGGGATGTTGTATCGGCTTCACCAAGTTCTGTGCCTCTTTGTTGAGCACCAATGATCCAGAGTTAAGCGAGATCCCTGCTGAAATGCTAAAACAA GGGTTGCAGGTCGTGCAGTCGCCTCGTTCCACGTCTGTGACCCGGCGGGCTGCAGGGTTGCCTATGCTCATTCTGTGTGTTGTATCAGGAGAGGAGGCCAGTAAAGCAAGACCCCTGTTAGTCCACAGTATGCAAACCTTGCTGGACACAGCCAGGACGCCCCTGCCAGAAAACTGGGACCAAACACTGGACTTGCCTCAG GTGTGTGCGGTGCACACTCTGCAGGCCTTGGTGCGTGGATCAGGTCTAGGTGTAGCTGTCCTTCAGTTTGCCCCAGCTGTGGCCATCCTGTCCCTCACCCTGCTCAGTTCTCCCTGCTGGGCCATGAGGAATGCTGCACTGCAACTTTACA GTTCTTTATGCTCACGAATGCTTGGTCAGCGGCACAACAGTGAAGACAGTGGCCCCAGCCAGCATGGCATGTCCCCTGCTGCCTTCTTCTTCCACTACCCTGCTCTCCAGCCCTTCCTTCTAGGAGAGCTGAGAGGTGCAGCAGAAGACCTCCAGGGTCAGCCTGACGAGGCCAAGCTGCACCTTCAACCTTCACTCTATCCAGTCTTGACTCTGTTAGCCCAACTTCAGCCTGGTGTCCAAGACTCAACAGA GAGGCTGTCGCAGTTCTTGCCTCCTTTACTCCAGCTGTCTGCCAGTCCTATTTACAGTGTGAGAGTGATGGCCTCTAAAGCTTTGGTTGCCATGACTCCCCCCTCAGAGTACATGAACATCCTCCTCAAACTGACAGCTCAACTGCCCAGTCCGCAGGAGCGCTGCGGTCACAACCGGTCCCAtggacagctgctgcagatcaaAGCCACTCTTGAGAGAGCTCTCAGCACAGACAG TGTCCCCTCAGCTGCACTGTCTGCGGTGGTGAGCAGGGTGCAAGCCTCCCTGTGGCTGGCCACTGAAGCTCAACGCTGCTCGCTAGTGAGAACTGTCTACCTCGGAGTGGCAGATTCACTAAAAAGATACTGCAGTGAAATATACCTCTCAAAGCTCAGGGACGCCCTCATGCATGCCCTCCGAACACCCCAAACGGGGCTTCAG GTTGGTTTGTCTTCCTTTCATCAACGAGCCATCCACTTTCTATGTGCGGATCTAAAGTGGGCATGCTGTATCTGGAACAGCTTCTCTGCAGCCAGCAATGGCCTGAAGCTCTCTCTGGTTATGTGGGTGGTGGATGGGTGTAGTTTGCAGCGCGCTAGCCTGAAAGAAGTGATCCAGAGGGCGCTGCAG TCAAACCTGAGGGAGGCATTGTTAAGCCACAGTGCGGAGTACCGCAGGATCTACCTCGCAGCTCTGGTGGCAGTAATGGCGAGAGGAGATTCTACCTCCCTCCTGCTTCTTCCTCGGTCAGCCCCACAGGGGGAGCCAGCTCAGCTCGAGTGTCTGGAGTTGTTGCTTGTGGATCTAGAGGAGCAACGAGGAGGCCCAGAGTTTCTGTCCAAAGCTCTGTGTGCTGCTAGTCTGCTGCTATCCCAGCTGACGGACTACAG TCAGAAGATGCCTGTGCTGTTGCGCTGGTGTAGTGTGTTGGAATGCCAACGGTGTCCAGATGTCCCTGAAGTGCTCAGGATGGCGAGTGCTGAAGCGCTGTGTGTGGCTGGAGTTCCTGTGGTGAGCCACGGCTTTAGAAAACACTGCACCCTGCCTGCCATCATTTCCAG CTTGATCAACACTGGACTTTACTTGCTTCAAGACCAAAGCCAGCAGGTGAGGATGAAAGCAGCCTGTTTTGCCTCGATGCTGCAGCATGCAAGAAAAGGGGAAAGCCAGAGGAGTGTCCACCTTGTACAGGTCAACCAGGCGCTGCCGctgctgttggagctgctgctggaggagtgCTCAGACGCTCCTGGCACATTGGAGGTGCTGCTGTGTCACCTGCCTCGGTCAGACCTCAGAGATGTGCTGAGAGAGGCCTCGGACACAGG GTGTTCCAGTCTGTATGAGCAGGATGAGGCCAACGTGTTTGCGGAGCCCTCTGTGATGTCGGCACACGTGCTGCCTTACCTGCTGCGGATGGCTGAACAATACTCTAAATCTTCTGCTTTGGCACAGAGCCTGAAAGTGTGGGCAGAGCAGAGTGCTGCACAAGTGCCAGGCAGTCTTACAGCGTGCAAAGAGCTTCTGCTAG GTGAGACGTTAACCTCGGCCTGGCTGACTCTCCTCGTGGACCCTCGTTTCCACAGCACCCTGTGTAGCCTTTTCACCAAGGCcgccttcctcctccagctgttgaAAAAAATTGACGGTGTACAACATCTATGTGATTCTTCGTTGCTGTACCAGAGTTTATGGGACATTTGCAGTCTCCTCAGTCAGAATGGTGTCCACTTTCCTTCTGTCTTAACAGCTGCTTTGGCTGGAGAGCCGCCGCAGTGA